The following nucleotide sequence is from Pirellulales bacterium.
TTCGGACGCTCTGGTGTCGGAGCGCGTTGAGGTGGCGATCGTGACCTTTGGCCCAATCCGGGTAGTTCAGGAATTCCTTCTAGCATCAGAGTTTGTATCACCACATCTCAAGGCAATCGGTATGACGCCAGGGTTCGGCGCTTTACTGAAGGCAGGCGAGATCGTCAAAGAGCGGCTTGCCCTGTACAAGCACCATGAGCTCGATTCAACCCGGCCGTTTGTCTTAGTAATCACGGATGGCGCATTTTCAGACACGGAACTCACTGATGCCGCCAAAGCGATGATTGCCGACTTTGAAGGCGCGCCGAATCCTGCAGACCGTGTCGCATTCTTTTTTGTGGGGGTCGACGGAGCCGACATGAGCGCGCTCGCAAGCTTATCGTGCCGTAAGCCATTGCCTCTCAAGCATGCGAACTATCGAGCGATGTTTCGCTGGGTAGCCGCGAGTATGCAAGCGATCAGTCGCTCCGTTGTTGGCGAAGAGGTCGATTTACCACCTGCAGATTGGGGCAAGCTATGAAAGCACTCGCCGGAAAAGGGCGGAGGCCCATCGAAATCAAATTACCTCCCTTGCATGAGGGAGGCGAGGGAACGATTTGTGCCATTGAGGGTCAGTCTGACCGAGTGGCCAAACTTCCCAAAGATGTACAGCACGTTTGCGAAGCGAAGCTCCAGGCACTTCGTAGCAGATTACAGATTGCGACAGGGACGTTTTGCATTTGCGCCCCGCAGGAACTCTTGTATTCGTCCAAAGACAGTTCACTTTGCATCGGATGCGTGATGCCGTACGTCTCTCATGCTAGACCACTATTTCAAATTTATCGCGAACTACGGAATGGTAAGTTGTCGCTCAAGGACGGATTGAGCATCTCACGTCATCTCGCAGAAGCGTTCGCCAATGTTCATCAATCACACTCACAGATTGCAGACGTCAATGACTGCAACGTCTTGGTGGCCGCGGGAAACCGTGTGGTGATTGTCGACGTCGATTCGTTCCAGGTGCAAGATGGTGGGCAAGTCTACAGAT
It contains:
- a CDS encoding VWA domain-containing protein, translating into MKDGDISRRRRLDPIRRHYYARYRQWRQARRILGVDHLPHPAAGIIAPLDKLIAELLRAPTIDDHRVRVSRLFSLFRMETLMVMKGWIVSKPRSEVERLNPLHDNPESRSPCVLLIDTSISMTNSMAQVNQGLADFASILTSDALVSERVEVAIVTFGPIRVVQEFLLASEFVSPHLKAIGMTPGFGALLKAGEIVKERLALYKHHELDSTRPFVLVITDGAFSDTELTDAAKAMIADFEGAPNPADRVAFFFVGVDGADMSALASLSCRKPLPLKHANYRAMFRWVAASMQAISRSVVGEEVDLPPADWGKL